DNA from Krasilnikovia cinnamomea:
GTGGACCTGCTGCGCACCGGCGGTCTCGCCGTGTCGCGGGCGGCCGAGGCGGCGCTGCTGGGATCGGACACCGACGTCCAGCACTTCTTCGACACCGAGCTGGCCCGGTCCCAGGTCGTCGACGACCGGACCCGGCTGGCCGAACTGATGGCCGCCAGCGGCCCCGCGGTCACGCAGGCGGCGCAGGCGGCGCTGAGGGGCACACCCGCGGACGTCCGCGCCTTCCTCGACTCGGGCTACAAAGCGCCCTACCAGCGCGATCTGCGGTCCCGGGTCGCGGACATCATGGCGGTCGGCGGACCGGCCACCGAGGCAGCTGCGCAGAAGGCCCTCGCGGGTGGCGAGGCGGGGGTCGCGCAGTTCCTGGTGCTGGGGCTCACCGACGCCGCCCAGCGCGACGACCGGGCCGAGGTCGCGGCGATCATGGCGGTCGGCGGCCCCGAGGTCAACCGGATGGGTCAGCAGGCGCTCAGCGGCACTCCCCAGGACGTGCGCGACTTCCTCGAGCGTGGTCAGGACGTGGCGCGCGCCCGTGATCAGGAGTTGCTCAGCCTGACCGAGCTGGTGAACCTGGCGAAGCAGGCGCAGCAGACCGCCAGTGCGGAAACCGCGGCCGCCAAGCGGGCCGCCGCGCGGGCCACCGCCGCCGCCGCGGAGGCGGAGGCGGCGGCACGGACCGCCGCGGCCGAGACCGCGGCGGCCCGGGACTCGTCGGTCAAGGCGGCTGCGGCCGCAGGCCGAGCCGCGGACGCGGCGAGCCGGGCGGCCGCCGCCGCGCAGGACGCTGTCGGTGCCGCGAACGCGGCCAACCGGGCGGCCAGGCAGGCCGCCAACGCGGCGAACCGGGCGGCCACCGCCGCCACCATGGCCGGCAACGCCGCGGCGCGGGCCAACCGGGCCGCCGCCGCCGCGCGGACCGACGCCTCCAAGGCGTCCGCCGCTCGCGGGGCCGCGGAGGACGCGCGCAAGGCCGCCGCCTCGGTGCGCGGCATTTTCGATCTCATCAAGGTCGCCGTGGAGGCCGCGAACGCCGCCCGTGACGCCGCCGCGGCGGCGCGCAGTGCCATCGGCAACGCCGACAAGGCCGCCAACGCCGCTGACCAGGCCGGCGGATACGCGAACGTGGCCGCGAACGAGGCGGCCCGAGCGCGGCGGGAGGCCGCACGTGCCCGGGCGCTCGCCGCGCGGGCGGAGCGTTCGGCCGCCGCGGCCGAGCGGCTGGCCGGGCAGGCGGCGACCGCGGCGCAGCAGGCATTCGACCTCGCGGTGAAGGCGGCTGACCACGCCGAGAAGGCGGCCGCTGCCGCAGACCGGGCGGCGGCAGCAGCCGGACAGGCGGAAAACGCGGCACGGGATGCGAAGGCCCACGCGGCGGCCGCGCAGGAGGCGGCCGCCACCGCGACGGCGGCGGCGGACAAGGCCGCCGAGACGGACCGCCTGGCCCGTGACGCCGACGCTCAGCGGCTGGCGCTGCAGACCGAACAGGACCGCGCGCAGGCCCGGGAGTTGCGTACGGCCGAGGATCAAGCACAGCTCCCGCCGGCCTGGGACGTGCCGGAGCTGGAACGCGTCGACGCCGAGGCCGCGCGGCTGCTTGCCGCGGCGGCGGCCCCGGATGCACCGGCGACCACCGTGGTCGGCGACACGCGCCGGGCGGCACTGCGGCTGATGGAGACGGGCGGACCGTGGACGAGGGCCGCCGCGGCCCTCACGCTCGCCGGTGGCGAGACCGAGGCGCGTGACTTCCTCACGCGGGGTCGGGAGGTCGCGGCCGAACAGGACGACCGTGCGCGGCTGGAGAACCTGGCCGGCACCAGCGCCGAGCCGGCGCTGCAGGAGGCCGCTCGCGGTCTGCTCAAGGAGAGCACCCATCAGCAGGTCGTGGACTTCCTCCACCTGCCGACGTACCCGGGCAGCGTACGCGCGGAGCGGGCCGCGGCCGCCGAGGTGATGGCGGCCGGCGGCGCGGCGACCCAGGCGGCGGCGCAGGCGGCCTTGAACGGCACCCCGGCCGATGTCCACGCGTTCCTGCGTACCGGGCGGTACGAGGC
Protein-coding regions in this window:
- a CDS encoding ALF repeat-containing protein encodes the protein MRTSHRKAGTPSRRRALLAAALAPLLIAGTLARPAAAAAAESPAGSDRAAAVDLLRTGGLAVSRAAEAALLGSDTDVQHFFDTELARSQVVDDRTRLAELMAASGPAVTQAAQAALRGTPADVRAFLDSGYKAPYQRDLRSRVADIMAVGGPATEAAAQKALAGGEAGVAQFLVLGLTDAAQRDDRAEVAAIMAVGGPEVNRMGQQALSGTPQDVRDFLERGQDVARARDQELLSLTELVNLAKQAQQTASAETAAAKRAAARATAAAAEAEAAARTAAAETAAARDSSVKAAAAAGRAADAASRAAAAAQDAVGAANAANRAARQAANAANRAATAATMAGNAAARANRAAAAARTDASKASAARGAAEDARKAAASVRGIFDLIKVAVEAANAARDAAAAARSAIGNADKAANAADQAGGYANVAANEAARARREAARARALAARAERSAAAAERLAGQAATAAQQAFDLAVKAADHAEKAAAAADRAAAAAGQAENAARDAKAHAAAAQEAAATATAAADKAAETDRLARDADAQRLALQTEQDRAQARELRTAEDQAQLPPAWDVPELERVDAEAARLLAAAAAPDAPATTVVGDTRRAALRLMETGGPWTRAAAALTLAGGETEARDFLTRGREVAAEQDDRARLENLAGTSAEPALQEAARGLLKESTHQQVVDFLHLPTYPGSVRAERAAAAEVMAAGGAATQAAAQAALNGTPADVHAFLRTGRYEAAARDDRVAIADIMAKGGPEVVAAAQIALDGTRQMARDFIAAGQYKAQQRDLDTATHVATVRGYVAEATQYAVLANADAALAAETAAYAEGKADIARGHATRAKNLATDAAKHADDAAKSAAQARESADKAAASAKTARTAATQARAAARAATRSASQATASAALARSYADDAYAAAADARASARAAGKDADAAMRAANDALQIAIVSLLKEGSAGGGTDPEGPDGPVSGLQEFENSTTLIEFNGVCYLNGIELPAKLGVGSCAELAGDFDDWVADWAGNISWDRLEGNPDAAELLLLDYCFNTRHGVSFPWDSPNTCGNELKNRLKAKFPTPLALRYTESGIGGGAFRPLARYLGLVAKTPSVLQLTRGAAVKDFLNEGAAFFHYAKHVKGVVLKNGKSTLKTGGADMPEFTSYAQYRKAAREFMGNTKPAGAWEGTRSGGSLVRYDRETGYFGTRSPDGVIRTFHRPDLKGKTPEQFFRDEVARG